TTTTCGCTTATACAGATTACAAAATACTTACTTTTGGAGACTAGCATCAAAGAAAATGCAAATACCTTGAACAAGAATGGATTCACAGCACTGGATGCTCTAGAGCACAGTCCAATGGACTCAAAAGGCCTGGAAATAAAGATCATTCTTCTAGAAGCTGAAGCATGCCATGCTCAGAGGAACGAAGAGCGCAATAGTAAAGTTCGATCATCAACAGTACAAAGAAAGAGAGGCCTAGCTGCCAGAACCTGTAAATGGTGGAATAATTACTTAAAGAAAGTCGGCAAGAGATTCGAAGAGGCACGAGGCAATATTCTGATAGCAGCTACTCTAACAGCAACTATAGCTTTTCAAGCTGGGGTAAACCCACCCCAATTTAATAAAGACCAGAATGCAACTACAGCTTCAGCTCCTTCTTATATTGGTGATCTCCTTCAGGGGTCAGAAACAAATTTCTGGTATTGCAACACTGTTTCTTTGATGCTctctcttattattattatgctgATGTTTAGTGGAATtccttttaaaaataagattttaggAGTTTTCCTAGTAATTATCATGTGCATCGCAATCCTATATATATCACAGACATATTTCTTTGCGGCGGCATCAAACATGAGGCTGGGAGAAAATGGTTGGACTTTAGCAGAGAAAACATTGTTGATAATTCccactataatttattttttattatgctttattattttgatacatTTTGCTTCCTTTTTGATCTGGCTGTTTCAGAAGATCTATGGATGTATTTCTAAATTAATATCgagtttatgtttttaaagttttttttttttttttttttgctaagaGATAATTTCTATTAATTGCAACCTTTGAGCTTTATGCAATGAAAGGCACTCCATGAAAAAGAGAGCGTGGACTCGATCTTGGCCTGAAGGTGCTTTCTTCGATCACATCTCTTCATTGCTTCTTTATTGTTTTTTCAAATTTCCCTTTAATTTGTATGAATTTAGGGAGCCGGATATCCTTCtattgaattaaatttcagaGCTTTAACGGGAAACCTTTGGTTTGTATTCGACCCTTTTCAATGTTAATGAATATCTTCAAAAGCACTCACGAATTTAATTCAGGGGTAAAGTCGGATCCCTAAGTTTATCAAGCTAGTCATATAACTTCAATCGCTAAACTAATACAGGCACTtgactctctctcccatttGAGGAGAGAGTTTACCTTCCGTTGAGGTTTCTGGCCTCTATTAGTTCAGGTCTTGTTGGTTGTTTGACTCAATTGGAGGTTTCCCCTGTCCTTTAGATGAAAGGAATCCACTTTTCGCCCGGCTGTAGGTTCGCTTCTCTCCCAGAGAGATGTAGATAGttttttacttttgttatttgGATTATTGGCAGCGGCCCATTGGAGACTATTTTGGCTATTGTTTCTTTGGGTTCTATTCTTTTtgtgtttttgctttgttttataGATTTTGAGATCTTCCCCTTCTGGGTTTTCATGGGAGGGCCGATGAAGAACTGGTTGGGCGGCGACTCAACGGAATACCtttatttcttcttttgcaTATCTGTTTTTAAGGGGTTTTTCTCCCTTGACTCCGACAGTGAGAAGGTGGTGCGATTGAGGACGTCTCCTCTCTCTTAGAACCGACCTCCTTCTGTACGTCTTGATTCATTTCTGCATGTGCTTCTGTCAGCTATCGACCACATTTCTCCGACTGTTCGTGCATTCAAAGTTGATGGTTTGTGGGTTCTCTTCCTCTCCTATGCTTCTTTAAACATTGTACGGCCTTCACAACTATTATAGAgagttttttcctttttgtttggtACTGACAACAATGATGGTTGACGTCCTTCTCCGGAGATAGCGGCGGTGTGGTCTACTTTCAGCTGGATTAGATCGAGTCAAGATGGATCTGGGGTGCTAGGATTTGGTTGTCTCTTGGGACTTTTTTTCTTGTGAGTTTTAGTAACCTGTAGTTGTCATATTCTTTTTGGGCATGGCTGGGTCTAGGGTTTTGGTATGTTTATTATGGGCTGTACTCCCTTTTATCcgaataaaatcctaatattttttaggaaaagaaaaattagaCAGGCTACGCAACAGATCCTTTTATTATCATGCTATGATTGTGAAATCCATAACCAGAAAATAGAAAATCGGAGAGAAAAAGCAGATTGAAGTAGGAAGGTGCAAGGAAAGACAAAAGTCGATCACTTGATTTATATATCTTATCATTCATCAATCTGCATCTCGGAAATGTCTAGCCACTATAGTAAAGTAAAAAAGACAAaagtttatgaaaatttatcCACCTGGCACCTGCCCAAATCATTATAAAATGCAATGTCTTTTTAGTCAATAAACGTTGTCTATGCATTAGGCCACCTACTCATCCCTCAGTTTCAATCATCCTCTACACTCCCTATTCCTTGTTTTTAATCAGTTTATTTCTGCTAATTGCATGCATCACCAGCTGCCCTCACGTATCCTGCAGTTTCTGTAGAATGATTTTGAACGAAATAAGAATGAATCTACACTCTACTTAAAGAGACAAGGTATAAAAAATCTTCTTATTGTGTGCCTTTATATTGATGATATGATATATATAGGTTATTCTTCTCTAAttaatgagttcaagttgtgCATGGATAAAAAGTTTGAAATGTCAGATTTGGAGTTGTTACATTATTTCCTTGGATTGAAAGTCAAACAAATTGAATATAGAATTTTTGTGTCTCAAATGAAATATGCAATTGATTTGCTTAAGAGATTTAATATGTTGAATTGTAAAATTGCAACTACCCCATGAATTTAAATGAGAAGTTGCAGATTGATGATGGAACTGAACTAGCTAATGCAAGCTATTTTAGAAGTATGGTTGGTGGCCTAATTTACTTGATGCATACAAGACCTGATATTGCCTTTTCAGTTGGAGTAATTTTCAGGTTCATGCACTATCCTTCAAAGTATTATCTTGGAGCTGCAAAAAGAGTCATATGTTATATAGCTGGTATTGTTGATTTTGGGTTGTGGTATATAAAGCTGCAGATTTTAGACTATCTGGTTTTAGTGACAGTGATTGGACTGGATATTTGGAGGACAGAAGAAGTACCTCAGGttatgtaatacctggctagagtctggcatcggaattcctgtagtccggtggaatctcgggtgtcggaatcctctaaaAGGGTGATACATgtgttttaaagagttttaagtatgttttaaatgagtataAAGGTTTTAAGGGTTAGAGAAAGTAAGTTTTTGAAAGAGAAataataagggagaaatgctaatgttcggccgccgaaggtcactttcggccgccgaaccttgcatggtttcggcttcacgttcggctgccgaaggtggtctggccagccacctataaaaggcccgagggtcggtgagaggaggatatttctcctcccaCCAGCAGCCAAAGGTGAGCAAAACCCTTCCCACGTTgactttgaagatttttgagtttttcttcaaatctcccatGAGTTTAAAAGGTtttatggttattttgaagttttgagcaaaaagagtgagttttggagcttggagctAGAAGAGTGAATTTCTTCACAACTCCACGTTAGAGTCCTCCAACCTCAAGTtttccaagaggtaagggataGATCCTAGGTTTTTAACAtgatttttaaaggttttatgaaagtttatggggtagtatgcatgattaggtttatagGAGGTTTTTGATGATTGATGTGTTAagcatgttttaagtgttgtttgatgtgtttgttggggttataggctagttttggacccctttgagcatgtacaagtgtatatgcatgttgaggagttgtgtgtGCATGTTGAGAGGAGTTTGGGAAgctttgcatgaagcagagcaggcTTTTGCCCAACGAGCataagccaggttcggccgctgaaagtagagtttcggccgccgaaccccttgtggaggtagtttcggctgccaaagcttgcctccgaaagtttggactttcgtctctggaggcaaggttcggccgctgaaagtgccgccgaaggttgagtttcgtctctggacgagactttcgggcgccgaaggtgcacccgaaggagagtaagtgactttcggccgccgaaagtagaggttcggccgccgaaagtaggcgagtttcgtctctggaggggagtttcggccgccgaacctgccgccgaacctgccgccgaaagtgccctgttcagcatgcttttgcatgttttatgtgatagtTCTAAGGTCTCTtaaagggtttttgggggagttTCTAGAGATATTATGGAGTTAGTTTGGTTCCTCATCTGAGTCCaattgtgtaggaacggaccagagagaccagggagatcagcagtgagcactgctacAGAACCTGCAAGAGTCAGTCCAaagtcaaccagaggtgagtgggactaactatgcatgttttaaaatgATGTTTAAAGATGATAAaggtatgagcatgagacacgcatcataaatgccatgagatattagggtgttgcattaggaTAATAATGGTATGAGCATAGgacatgcatcataaatgccatgtgatgttaggttgttgcattagtattcacgaagatgacgcattgcattgctgtgatagatgatagtggatggacataggatgattcattagccctctgagtcacgaagtcctgtggtgcctcTAGAaaggccgggcaatagctctgagtcacgaagtcctgtggtgcctcTAGAAAGGCCGGGCATTGAGTACTGTTGGACCTAAATATCCTAATCcttattttgatgattaataaataattggtgtgctactaattatttccaagagtgtttgtattgagcttgcaggtcccCTATTGAAACAAATGATATTGCGAAAAGTGCCAACTTTGGAAGCATACTACAAGAAAGggatcataaaataatttatttattatgcttgtcattctattcattgtgaatttcaagtaattgattgtgatggctcaaggtttctttcatctctaaaagttttttaaatatgGCCAATTTTTTgaagtacttgactttcagggactaaaatgaaattttccaaaagaactgattttgaaattatttttcatcaatatgaaagatctaaaaatataggttgcaaaagttcaaacggtttgaaaaaaggatttttacagcctaagttatgatttttcaaagttttaaagaaaggGATttttgccccctaaactcaaccttcggcttccgaaagtcagggacagaaacgaaagtcccatatgttcggccgccgaacattgactttcggccgccgaaagtgggtttttcaaccagcccccaaaatgtaaccttcggcttccgaaagtgagggacagagacgaaagtcccacacttttggccgccgaacatttaactttcggccgccgaaagtatgctttggttctgcctccgaagcctgaAGTTTGGCTTCCAAAAGTGaggaacagaaacgaaagtccaccatgttcggccgccgaaccttgggtttaggccgccgaaagttcagttttaatggaatagtttcttcgccccaaatggttcggccgccgaactctaagcttaggccgccgaacctgaatttttcTGAACACGgtgtaacggttatttctgaacataaacggctttatttgcatttaatgcacccccaacggccatatttatgataggactataaatacaacttgtttttgttgttgtgaggttacaacaaccatctaagcaaatatttattgagattacagcatttttcattctctctctctcaaaaccttaagccaaagcattgatttcttgaaagcttattttgagttgtaattggttggcttttctgagtgagtaaaggttgttgagagattctATTGTTGTGAGTGTgacattgagcaaagaattgctcttgagtgaaaaaggagatttgtaaagagcaaaggcttgctctaagattgtaagggttttgatcttcacccaaagaagatttgatagtggagttgaactctcaagtggaccttgaggagaggacgtaggcttggatagctgaacctctataaatcattgtgttgatttttctcttccctattctcttctaatttcttgtctttgccattaaattttttataaacccaattcaccccccctcttgggttgcctcaagggacaacaagtacgaagtcctgtggtgcccataatagggccgggcatagagCTAAGGGAATTTGTGGATCAGTCCATCTGTGTTGTGAAATGTCTGTGttttgatgcattccatgatggcatatgtttttaATGGTGTTTTATATAGttcctgctcactgggctatagaagctcatccctctcccttaaccccagttttgcaggttctgagttCAGAGAAGAGTAAAGAGGGTACAGGAAGAATGTAAAGAgaagtatgtaatagttagaatggaaatgtaaatgtaaagagataatgtaatgtatagatggTGCTTGATGTATaagtgttgttatccctttgagttgtacatgatcctttaaagtaaatgtttatgttttatgtatgAAAAGCCCGGCTTAACGTAGTAAGAGTTTGAGCTGCCTTGagctaagatgagagctctGGCAAGTCTTTACAGTATAGagatagagtatgcacaggttaagccgtggagaaagaaaagtttgaaatttttacagagaatgtatgatcatgtatgggatttcacaggtacacagagttcacagtaggcttactacgggtctaggcggccttaagccgatctggatcctagtgccggtaacagttcggtttccgggctgttacaggttatatgttcaAGCTTGGGTCAGTAGCTATTTGCtggagttttaaaaaataaagtacaaCAACCTTGTCTTCATCAGAAGCAGAATATGTAGTTGTAACTGCATCAGTATATCAAGAAATTTGGCTAAGAAGAATTCTTGCGGATTTATGGCAAGAACAAGATGGAGCAACTGAGATTTATTATGACAATAAAGCAGCAATTGCAATGTCTAAAAATTCAGCTTTTCATGGAAGAACAAAGCATATAGACATTCGAGTTTACTTTATTCGTGATCTTGTAGCATAGGGAGTGATTTCATTACAATATTACAGTACAAATGATCAAGTGGCAGATATTTTCATAAAGTCACTTTCTCAAGATAAGCATGTCTATTTCAGAAATCAACTTGGGGTGTGCAATTTTGAATCAAGCTGGGGGTGTGTTaaatattgatttaaaattagcaCATGGTTAACGTTAGTCTGATTTAGTCTTTATTAGTTGTTTTCTGTTCAGATTTTTTTAGGGTCCATTTTCTTATCTATTATTGAGTCAAGACACGTTCACTATAGTAGTAATATCTTCTCATTTATGctattgatattttattagtGCCTTTGAAATATCTATTTAAAAGGCACTGAGTCATTATGGTAGTATATCTCAGTGTAATCACAATACAGAGCACATTAGACTGTCACTTCTATTGCAATTTCTAAATAAAGTCGTCAGTTCCTAAATTTAATTTGCTAATTTCAATTAgctatattttttagttatttagtATATTATCTAATTTCAGTATtgcttaaatttaaataactaattttattCTCTATTTTCTCCGATCGTCAATCCCCTTTCCCTATCACTTCTCTTTCATTTAGACTAGATCAGTCAAATTTGACTGGTTTTtctttatgtgttgttttttatCCAAAAAATTATTCTCGTGATCATATTACGAACATTAGTTGCATAGCTAATCTCATTGACAAATCTAGACATAGGAGTGAAAACTTAATCTTGGAGACGCTGAATTTTGTAGTTGATCCTTTATTTTCAGCACATGTGTTCCTTTGGAATGAACTGTTGGACGTGGAAGAGAGTTCCCTTGAAGCTTCCTTTCAGTTCTGCATTTCCAGGCACTCATCCAAGCCAACATATCGAGTGGATCATGCTTACGAGTCTATAATAATGTGTGGAGTTCATCCCATATTTCGAGAGGATTGTTTTTCCAGAGATGAAAAGAGATGCAGAATTGAAGAAGATATGGAAGATGAGCATTCTCttcaaaaaaaaacaaaaaaaaaaaacagattacTTCAAATCCAAAAGAAACAACCGAACTATAAGAGAACAAAACCACATAGATTAACAGATACCAAAGACAAAATCAAAGAAAGCTACAAAAGTTATGGATGTCTTCAAAGTTCTAATATGTCGTGAGATATCTTGAAACTCACGATATTACGAGGCATTTCTGGTAATAGCAGGTGCCAAATACTGGTCAAAATCAATTCTAACCACGTAAATTGGTCATCAACTCTATTGTAAAATCATGTATATATATTACCATCGTCTTTATTCTCATCAAGAAGCAGACACCGTCTAACCAGAAACCCCCATCACCACCCCCTTTTGCATAGGATGTCTATAGAGAACCTCAACACCTCAATCGAGCACGACCAGCTCGTCATTTATCAAGCATCATTGAAAGGGGATGTAGCTGAGTTAGATGCATTGCTTCAACAAGATGAACTCATTCTTGATAGGGTCACCGTTACTTCCTTCCATGAAACTCCCTTGCACATCGCAGCCATGCGAGGTCACCTTCAGTTTGCTCAAGCACTCCTCAAGTGGAAGCCCAAACTAGCCGAGGAGTTTGACTCTCTTTGTCGCTTGCCTCTTCACTTCGCTTCTGCAGAAGGCTACTCCCATATTGTCAGAGAATTGGTAACTGTGAATCCTGATGCTTGCTGGGCACGTGATCAAGATGGAAGAATCCCACTTCACTTGGCTGCCATGAAAGGACGAGTTACCGTTATAATGGAATTAATGAGCATTTGTCCCGGGTCAATAAGAGAGAAGATGGATAATGGAGAGACAATCTTGCACTTATGCGTTAAATATAATCGGTTGGAGGCTTTGAAATTGTTGGTGGAAACGGTACGAGATGATGAATTTGTCAGTGCCAAGGATGATAATGGAAATACCATTTTGCACCTTGCTGCGATCCTCAAACAAGTGCAGGTTTGTTGATCCTGCCGCTGCTGGCCACGTAAGAAAATACACCCAAAAGTAATGATCTTTTTGCTTATGCAGATTGTAAAATACTTATTCTCGGAGACAAGCATCACAGAGAACGCAAATACCTTGAACAAGAATGGATTTACAGCACTGGATGCTTTAGAGCACAGTCCAAGGGATTCAAAAGGCCTGGAAATAAAGATCATCCTTCTTGAAGCTGCAGCAGGTCTTCAGAGGAACAAAGAGCGTATTAATAAATCTCCATCATCAACAGTGCAAAAAAACAGAGGCCTAGTTGCCATAACGTGTAAATTCTGGAATAACTACTTAAAGAATGTCGGCAAGAGATTCGAAGAGGCACGAGGCAATATTCTCGTAGCTGCTACTTTAACAGCAACGATAGCTTTTCAAGCTGGGGTAAACCCACCTCAATTTAATAACGACCAGAAGCCAATTATCGACGCTAATGCTGCTTCGGCTCCTTCTTATCTTGATCATGCCCTTCAGCGGACAGAAACATATTTCTGGTTTTCCAACACTGTTTCTTTGGCTCTCTCTCTTATTATTATTCTGGTGATGTTTAGTGGAATCCCTTTCAAAAATACGATTTTACAGGTTTTCCTTGTAATTGTCATGTGCTTCACAATCGTATACATATCACAAGCATATTTCTTTGCGGCGGCGTTCAACATGAGGCTGAGAGAAAATTGGACTTCTGCAGGGAAAACATTGTTCATAATTAACATTATCATTCATcgtttatttcaatttattatttggTTACATATTGCCTCCCTTTTTATTTGGGTGGTTCAGAAGATCTACCAAAGTATTTCTAAATTAATATCTTGCTTAtgttaattaagttttttttttttttcttccaagAGATAATTTCCATTAATCAAAAGACTTTGAGCCTTATTGAAGTTCTTGTTATTTCTCTATGATGTGTATGTATAATTctaattagtttttaaattttccaATGTGCGATTTTCTAAACTTATACCAATTGTGCTTGGATTTAAATAAAactctaaatttaaattttatcatttttctttttatttatttttaaaaaaaatctatataaaaaagaaatctatatatctaattaatatataagtttttagtttattaatactcaacataaaaattttaaatataattaatatatatgtataagaattgcaaaaaaatttaatttaattttaatgtatgtTTTATCTATCTTTTAACTATATTTTAGTCTcaaattattgataataatatttacatATTACCTAAATTTTGGCAGcattactaaatttttaattatttttattattaatcacTCATTGAAATGGTTATTAATGTTATATAACAATTCTCCAAGCTCATACCTTACGTCTTTCACCATAAAATAGGACAATGTGATAAGGATTTAATAAGTTGATACGCAGTCTCATCCATTAAAAGGAAAACCTGGATATTATAACACTCCATTTTTTATCAAGATTCGCCATCTTCTAGATAGATCGAgttttcacataaagttactATTAGCAAATACAATCTAATAGACCATCGTTACATCTGTAATCACGGGATTCCCAATCGATTAGCCAGCGGGATCTCCTATCAATTAGCCAGCACTAGCCGGATCTccaaaaaatactataattaatttaatattcttATAGTTTATAAAAACTAACAATTGTAGAGATAAAAGTATACAATTCTTATTCAACTACTCTTCTTGAGTTCTAAGTAGTTCCTTACATTCGTTCTTTCTCTTATGTTTACTGATTTGAATATCAAAGTCGCTGCCATAGACgctaaccacctcacattctcttttttgTAGGATTAACCAATCACAACACAGTTTCATTTTGactacatcatttggttccgttatcgaaaaattaattaaattctctctattcatt
This region of Manihot esculenta cultivar AM560-2 chromosome 10, M.esculenta_v8, whole genome shotgun sequence genomic DNA includes:
- the LOC110624322 gene encoding ankyrin repeat-containing protein ITN1, giving the protein MSIENLNTSIEHDQLVIYQASLKGDVAELDALLQQDELILDRVTVTSFHETPLHIAAMRGHLQFAQALLKWKPKLAEEFDSLCRLPLHFASAEGYSHIVRELVTVNPDACWARDQDGRIPLHLAAMKGRVTVIMELMSICPGSIREKMDNGETILHLCVKYNRLEALKLLVETVRDDEFVSAKDDNGNTILHLAAILKQVQIVKYLFSETSITENANTLNKNGFTALDALEHSPRDSKGLEIKIILLEAAAGLQRNKERINKSPSSTVQKNRGLVAITCKFWNNYLKNVGKRFEEARGNILVAATLTATIAFQAGVNPPQFNNDQKPIIDANAASAPSYLDHALQRTETYFWFSNTVSLALSLIIILVMFSGIPFKNTILQVFLVIVMCFTIVYISQAYFFAAAFNMRLRENWTSAGKTLFIINIIIHRLFQFIIWLHIASLFIWVVQKIYQSISKLISCLC
- the LOC110624321 gene encoding ankyrin repeat-containing protein BDA1; translated protein: MSIENLNNSIEHDQLTIYQVSLRGDVAELDALLQQDELILDRVTVSSFHETPLHIAAMRGHLQFAQALLNLKPKLAEELDSLCRLPLHLASAEGYSHIVKELVTVNPDACWARDIKMEESHFTWNPESIREKMDNGETILHLCVKYNRLEALKLLVETVRDDEFVSAADDNGNTILHLAAILKHVQITKYLLLETSIKENANTLNKNGFTALDALEHSPMDSKGLEIKIILLEAEACHAQRNEERNSKVRSSTVQRKRGLAARTCKWWNNYLKKVGKRFEEARGNILIAATLTATIAFQAGVNPPQFNKDQNATTASAPSYIGDLLQGSETNFWYCNTVSLMLSLIIIMLMFSGIPFKNKILGVFLVIIMCIAILYISQTYFFAAASNMRLGENGWTLAEKTLLIIPTIIYFLLCFIILIHFASFLIWLFQKIYGCISKLISSLCF